The following proteins come from a genomic window of Natrinema saccharevitans:
- a CDS encoding rubrerythrin family protein, which yields MDADGFRDAVEESMATELERLGSSKRLVALTDADLSEERVLRSAADSEYTAAKTLEGWADEADHDGAREAFAEFGEQERDHYDRIADLLEGDHEFETDGIDPMHAELRSLESTAARLGGLAGRALVGDRTHLQVVSFFVNEGDESRADCFRELRTETVAQGERAAALLAEITADEGEWDEARAAAEAVIDAAYGAYADSLDELGLDPKPIC from the coding sequence ATGGACGCCGACGGATTCCGTGACGCGGTCGAGGAATCGATGGCCACCGAACTCGAGCGGCTCGGCTCGTCGAAGCGCCTCGTCGCGCTGACCGACGCGGACCTGAGCGAGGAACGGGTCCTCCGGTCCGCCGCCGACAGCGAGTACACCGCCGCGAAGACCCTCGAGGGATGGGCCGACGAAGCGGACCACGACGGGGCGCGCGAGGCCTTCGCCGAGTTCGGCGAGCAAGAGCGCGACCACTACGACCGCATTGCGGACCTGCTCGAGGGGGATCACGAGTTCGAAACCGACGGGATCGATCCGATGCACGCCGAGCTTCGCTCGCTCGAGTCGACGGCGGCCCGGCTCGGCGGGCTCGCCGGGCGGGCGCTGGTCGGGGACCGGACCCACCTGCAGGTGGTGAGTTTCTTCGTCAACGAGGGCGACGAGTCGCGGGCCGACTGCTTCCGGGAGTTGCGAACCGAGACGGTCGCGCAGGGCGAGCGGGCGGCCGCGTTGCTCGCCGAGATCACCGCGGACGAGGGCGAGTGGGACGAGGCTCGAGCGGCCGCCGAGGCCGTGATCGACGCCGCGTACGGGGCGTACGCGGACTCGCTGGACGAGCTGGGACTCGATCCGAAACCGATCTGTTGA
- a CDS encoding MBL fold metallo-hydrolase has product MADRSDADEPTAETPSIDPETLAERLRAGDDLTVLDVRDRDEFERWHLTGEGVDAVQIPHAKFIQAQATGGATDLAADLEEPILAVCGHGEASAHAVSLLREAGIDAENLAGGMDAWADLYVARELAVDAPATVVQYDRPSSGCLAYAIYSDGEAAVIDPLRAFADRYAADADDWGATLEYAIDTHVHADHVSGVRTLAKQADATAVLPAGATDRGLTFDAATVAGGDELRVGDATFSVVATPGHTSESISIRLEGGDAGTLFTGDTLFLEGVGRPDLERGDEGAAAAAEALYETLRDRVLEYPDETTIAPGHYSDGTDPREDGTYASRIEDLRDRLEALSIAETAFVAHATDDLPPRPANHERIVAANLGREAIDEETAFELELGPNNCAVAD; this is encoded by the coding sequence ATGGCCGACCGGAGCGATGCCGACGAGCCGACCGCCGAGACCCCCTCGATCGATCCCGAGACGCTGGCCGAGCGGCTGCGAGCCGGCGACGATCTGACCGTCCTCGACGTCCGCGACCGCGACGAGTTCGAGCGCTGGCACCTCACGGGCGAGGGCGTCGACGCCGTCCAGATCCCGCACGCGAAGTTCATCCAGGCACAGGCGACCGGCGGGGCGACCGACCTCGCGGCCGACCTCGAGGAGCCGATCCTTGCGGTCTGTGGACACGGCGAGGCGAGTGCCCACGCCGTTTCCCTCCTCAGGGAGGCGGGTATCGACGCGGAAAACCTCGCCGGCGGAATGGACGCCTGGGCGGACCTGTACGTCGCCCGCGAACTGGCCGTCGACGCACCCGCGACGGTCGTCCAGTACGACCGCCCCTCGAGCGGCTGTCTCGCCTACGCGATCTACAGCGACGGCGAAGCCGCGGTGATCGACCCGCTTCGCGCCTTCGCCGACCGATACGCCGCCGACGCCGACGACTGGGGCGCAACCCTCGAGTACGCGATCGACACCCACGTCCACGCCGACCACGTCAGCGGGGTTCGAACGCTCGCGAAGCAGGCCGACGCGACGGCCGTCCTCCCCGCGGGCGCGACCGACCGCGGGCTGACGTTCGACGCCGCGACCGTCGCCGGTGGGGACGAACTGCGAGTCGGCGACGCGACCTTCTCCGTCGTCGCGACGCCCGGTCACACGAGCGAATCGATTTCGATTCGACTCGAGGGCGGCGACGCCGGCACTCTGTTCACCGGCGATACGCTCTTTCTCGAGGGCGTCGGCCGACCGGATCTCGAACGCGGCGACGAGGGCGCGGCCGCCGCTGCCGAGGCGTTGTACGAGACGCTACGGGACCGCGTCCTCGAGTACCCCGACGAGACGACGATCGCGCCGGGCCACTACAGCGACGGCACCGACCCGCGCGAGGACGGGACCTACGCGTCCCGGATCGAGGATCTCCGAGACCGGCTCGAGGCGCTCTCGATAGCCGAAACGGCGTTCGTCGCACACGCGACGGACGACCTGCCGCCCCGGCCCGCCAACCACGAGCGCATCGTGGCGGCGAACCTCGGGCGCGAGGCGATCGACGAGGAAACGGCGTTCGAACTCGAACTGGGGCCGAACAACTGCGCCGTCGCGGACTGA
- the ftsZ gene encoding cell division protein FtsZ encodes MDSIIDDAIDEAEDGAATVPDEALDDGGTADDAGSDGRQTGTMTDDELEDVLQDLQTDITVVGCGGAGGNTINRMHEEGIHGAKLVAANTDVQHLVEIEADTKILMGEDKTGGRGAGSLPQVGEEAALESQQDIYDAIDGSDMVFVTAGLGGGTGTGSAPVVAKAAREAGALTISIVTTPFTAEGEVRRTNAEAGLERLRDVSDTVIVVPNDRLLDSVGKLPVRQAFKVSDEVLMRSVKGITELITKPGLVNLDFADVRTVMERGGVAMIGLGEADSEAKAEDSVKTALRSPLLDVDISGASSALVNVTGGNDMAIEEAEGVVEEIYDRIDPDARIIWGTSIDESLEGSMRTMIVVTGVQSPQIYGRPDGEEPVQPEPAQGNDIDFVE; translated from the coding sequence ATGGACTCTATAATCGACGACGCGATCGACGAGGCCGAGGATGGGGCGGCCACGGTCCCTGACGAGGCTCTCGACGACGGGGGGACGGCCGACGACGCCGGGTCGGACGGCCGACAGACCGGCACGATGACCGACGACGAACTCGAGGACGTTCTCCAGGACCTCCAGACCGACATCACCGTCGTCGGCTGTGGCGGTGCCGGTGGGAATACCATCAACCGCATGCACGAGGAGGGGATCCACGGCGCGAAACTCGTCGCGGCCAACACCGACGTCCAGCACCTCGTCGAGATCGAGGCCGACACCAAGATCCTCATGGGCGAGGACAAGACCGGCGGCCGCGGAGCCGGTTCGCTCCCGCAGGTCGGCGAGGAGGCCGCCCTCGAGAGCCAGCAGGACATCTACGACGCCATCGACGGCTCGGACATGGTCTTCGTCACGGCCGGACTGGGCGGGGGTACCGGGACCGGGTCCGCCCCCGTCGTCGCCAAGGCCGCCCGCGAGGCCGGCGCGCTGACGATCTCGATCGTCACGACACCCTTTACCGCGGAGGGCGAGGTCCGGCGAACGAACGCCGAGGCCGGCCTCGAGCGCCTGCGCGACGTCAGCGACACCGTGATCGTCGTCCCCAACGACCGCCTGCTCGATTCCGTCGGCAAACTCCCCGTCCGACAGGCGTTCAAAGTTTCCGACGAGGTGCTGATGCGCTCGGTGAAGGGCATCACGGAACTCATCACGAAGCCCGGCCTCGTCAACCTCGACTTCGCCGACGTCCGGACCGTCATGGAACGGGGCGGCGTCGCCATGATCGGCCTCGGCGAGGCCGACTCCGAAGCGAAAGCCGAGGACTCGGTCAAGACCGCGCTTCGTTCCCCGCTGCTCGACGTCGACATCTCGGGTGCAAGTTCCGCCCTCGTCAACGTCACCGGCGGCAACGACATGGCCATCGAGGAGGCCGAGGGCGTCGTCGAGGAGATCTACGACCGGATCGACCCCGACGCCCGCATCATCTGGGGGACCTCCATCGACGAGAGCCTCGAGGGCAGCATGCGCACCATGATCGTCGTCACGGGCGTCCAGTCGCCCCAGATCTACGGCCGGCCGGACGGCGAGGAGCCGGTTCAGCCCGAGCCCGCACAGGGCAACGACATCGACTTCGTCGAGTGA
- a CDS encoding D-aminoacyl-tRNA deacylase translates to MTTLAIVESRADRASEHICEYLRADADWERREDDARPAEDGGGTYYRIDGAELRSFDDLHIELEAPAEAFDCDPDLLVFASRHSGDTGPLLTGHFTGNFGPAEFGGEPDTLAEAAPNALARLLEAFDEYAPAAYEVGMEGTHHGPTDVGCPSLFAELGSGDEQWDDPAGAEAVARAILDLRGVDPHRQRRESDALASRRNRDTIPRRQIVGFGGNHYAPRFERIVRETDWAIGHVAPDWALEAMDHPTAHRAVLERAFDASDAEIALLDGEWPVLEETLADLDCRLVGETWLREVDDRPLELVDRVEADLGPIADGVRFGDRRADEIRVVDLPTDLLETAQGIDPDRVRAVVEAHAVAFTTDNGGTRVGSRAAVPASADGRESDAADERDAARDADSGEPRRAIVDGLAAVLEEKFDAVRLENEAVVAEETAFDPQLAREAGVPEGPKFGALADGEPVTVDGETVSPERVLTDRTRRFPI, encoded by the coding sequence ATGACGACGCTCGCGATCGTCGAGAGCCGCGCCGACCGCGCTTCGGAACACATCTGCGAGTACCTCCGCGCGGACGCCGACTGGGAGCGACGCGAGGACGACGCCCGGCCGGCCGAAGACGGCGGCGGCACGTACTACCGGATCGACGGGGCCGAACTCCGCTCGTTCGACGACCTCCACATCGAACTCGAGGCCCCCGCCGAGGCCTTCGACTGCGACCCCGACCTGCTCGTGTTCGCCTCGAGACACTCCGGCGACACCGGCCCGCTGCTGACGGGTCATTTCACGGGCAACTTCGGTCCCGCCGAGTTCGGCGGCGAGCCGGACACGCTGGCCGAGGCCGCCCCGAACGCGCTGGCCCGCCTGCTCGAGGCCTTCGACGAGTACGCACCGGCGGCGTACGAGGTCGGCATGGAGGGGACTCACCACGGCCCCACCGACGTGGGCTGTCCGTCGCTCTTTGCCGAACTCGGCAGCGGCGACGAGCAGTGGGACGATCCAGCCGGTGCCGAGGCCGTCGCCCGGGCCATCCTCGACCTTCGGGGCGTCGACCCCCACCGCCAGCGACGCGAGAGCGACGCTCTCGCGAGCCGTCGGAATCGCGATACGATTCCGAGAAGACAGATCGTCGGCTTCGGCGGCAACCACTACGCCCCGCGGTTCGAGCGGATCGTCCGCGAGACCGACTGGGCGATCGGCCACGTCGCCCCCGACTGGGCCCTCGAGGCGATGGATCACCCGACGGCCCACCGCGCCGTCCTCGAGCGCGCGTTCGACGCAAGCGACGCCGAGATCGCGCTGCTGGACGGCGAGTGGCCGGTCCTCGAGGAGACGCTCGCCGACCTCGACTGCCGGCTCGTCGGCGAGACGTGGCTGCGGGAGGTCGACGACCGGCCGCTCGAACTGGTCGATCGGGTCGAGGCCGACCTCGGCCCGATCGCCGACGGCGTTCGCTTCGGCGACCGTCGCGCGGACGAGATCCGCGTCGTCGATCTCCCGACCGACCTCCTCGAGACCGCACAGGGGATCGACCCCGACCGGGTCCGGGCGGTCGTCGAGGCCCACGCCGTCGCCTTCACGACGGACAACGGCGGGACGCGCGTCGGCTCACGGGCGGCAGTTCCCGCGAGCGCGGACGGACGTGAGAGCGACGCAGCGGACGAACGCGACGCCGCTCGCGACGCCGACTCGGGCGAGCCGCGGCGAGCCATCGTCGACGGGCTGGCCGCGGTCCTCGAGGAGAAGTTCGACGCCGTCCGGCTCGAGAACGAGGCCGTCGTCGCCGAGGAGACGGCCTTCGATCCCCAGTTAGCACGCGAAGCCGGCGTTCCGGAGGGGCCGAAGTTCGGCGCGCTCGCCGACGGCGAGCCGGTGACCGTCGACGGCGAAACGGTCAGTCCCGAGAGAGTTCTGACCGATCGCACGCGACGGTTCCCGATCTGA